The proteins below come from a single Saccharopolyspora sp. SCSIO 74807 genomic window:
- a CDS encoding cytochrome P450 has protein sequence MTNTGAAVPVTFSPYDYEFHEDPYPICARLRDEAPLYRNAERGFWALSRYEDVVAAFRDKERLSNANGVTLDPAAYGPHAHKTMSFLAMDDPRHHRMRSLVSKGFTPRRVKSLEPRIEELTRLHLQPAIERGEFDFIADFAGKLPMDVICELLGVPESDRDALRDLADTVMHREEGVPDVPEPAVAAALELVQYYVDMLAERRRRPTDDLTSALLAAEIDGDRLTDEEIVGFLVLMVVAGNETTTKLLGNAVYWAWRNPEQLAKPMADPQRVPDWVEETLRYDTSTQVLARTATEDLHFHGRTVPSGDCVLLLVGSANRDGRAFADPDRYDLDRDTGRQLVSFGSGTHFCLGAHLARLEARIALTQLVHRVRDYDIDAEAAQRVHSSNVRGFATLPVTVRPRRLRKG, from the coding sequence ATGACGAACACCGGAGCCGCCGTGCCCGTCACGTTCAGTCCCTACGACTACGAGTTCCACGAGGACCCGTACCCGATCTGCGCGCGGCTGCGGGACGAGGCGCCGCTCTACCGCAACGCGGAGCGCGGTTTCTGGGCGCTGTCCCGGTACGAGGACGTCGTCGCGGCCTTCCGGGACAAGGAGCGGTTGTCCAACGCCAACGGGGTGACGCTGGACCCCGCGGCCTACGGCCCGCACGCGCACAAGACGATGTCGTTCCTGGCGATGGACGATCCCCGGCACCACCGGATGCGTTCGCTGGTGTCCAAGGGATTCACGCCGCGCCGGGTCAAGAGCCTGGAGCCCCGCATCGAGGAGCTGACCCGGCTGCACCTGCAACCGGCGATCGAGCGCGGCGAGTTCGACTTCATCGCGGACTTCGCGGGCAAGCTCCCGATGGACGTGATCTGCGAGCTGCTGGGCGTGCCGGAGTCCGACCGCGACGCGCTGCGCGACCTCGCCGACACCGTGATGCACCGGGAAGAGGGCGTACCGGACGTGCCGGAACCTGCGGTGGCGGCCGCGTTGGAACTGGTGCAGTACTACGTCGACATGCTCGCCGAGCGCAGGCGGCGCCCGACCGACGACCTCACTTCCGCGCTGCTGGCGGCCGAGATCGACGGCGACCGGCTCACCGATGAGGAGATCGTCGGGTTCCTGGTCCTGATGGTCGTCGCCGGGAACGAGACCACCACGAAGCTGCTCGGCAACGCCGTCTACTGGGCGTGGCGGAACCCGGAGCAGCTGGCCAAACCGATGGCCGACCCGCAGCGGGTGCCGGACTGGGTCGAGGAGACGCTGCGCTACGACACCTCCACCCAGGTCCTCGCGCGCACCGCGACGGAGGACCTGCACTTCCACGGGCGCACGGTGCCCAGCGGGGACTGCGTGCTGCTGCTGGTCGGCTCGGCCAACCGGGACGGACGCGCCTTCGCCGATCCCGATCGCTACGACCTCGACCGGGACACCGGGCGGCAGCTGGTCAGCTTCGGCAGCGGCACGCACTTCTGCCTGGGCGCGCACCTCGCCCGGCTGGAAGCCCGGATCGCGCTGACGCAGCTGGTGCACCGCGTGCGTGATTACGACATCGACGCCGAAGCCGCGCAGCGAGTGCATTCCAGCAATGTGCGCGGATTCGCCACC
- a CDS encoding TetR/AcrR family transcriptional regulator, with amino-acid sequence MSENLANESTRRRLNSRQLDTVRRLTTAAVDELRASGYAGLTVRNVASRAGVAPATAYTYFSSKNHLIAEVFWRRLQSLEPVPEQPQEPARRVVEVLREIALVVSDEPELAVASTTALLGDDPDVQHLRARIGLEIRTRLETALGERNEPDVLNALEFAWSGAMVHAGMGYTSYSKVADRLTKTAELVLQGKS; translated from the coding sequence GTGTCTGAAAACCTCGCGAACGAATCCACCCGGCGCCGGTTGAACTCCCGGCAGCTCGACACCGTCCGGCGGCTGACCACCGCCGCGGTCGACGAGCTGCGGGCATCGGGCTACGCAGGGTTGACCGTGCGCAACGTCGCTTCCCGCGCCGGTGTCGCGCCGGCCACGGCGTACACCTACTTCTCCTCGAAGAACCACTTGATCGCCGAGGTGTTCTGGCGGCGGCTGCAATCCTTGGAACCGGTTCCCGAACAGCCGCAGGAGCCCGCCCGGCGGGTGGTCGAAGTGCTGCGGGAAATCGCGTTGGTGGTTTCCGACGAGCCGGAACTCGCGGTGGCCAGCACCACCGCGCTGCTCGGCGACGACCCGGACGTCCAGCACTTGCGGGCGCGGATCGGGCTGGAAATCCGCACGCGGCTGGAAACCGCGCTCGGCGAACGCAACGAACCGGATGTCCTGAACGCGCTGGAATTCGCCTGGTCCGGTGCCATGGTGCACGCCGGAATGGGTTACACCTCCTACAGCAAAGTCGCCGACCGGCTCACCAAAACGGCCGAACTCGTGTTGCAGGGAAAATCCTGA
- a CDS encoding carboxymuconolactone decarboxylase family protein translates to MESRRAQGLDVMQQVYGWEVQDGPGDFFGTTVDHLFADIWSRPGLSLRDRRLLLLGALTAQGLDDVADIQVRAALGNAELDADQLREIALFLTHYVGWPLGTKLNTVVEKAIGEHDRS, encoded by the coding sequence ATGGAATCCCGGCGCGCACAAGGGCTCGACGTGATGCAGCAGGTCTACGGCTGGGAGGTGCAGGACGGCCCCGGCGACTTCTTCGGGACCACAGTGGACCACCTGTTCGCGGACATCTGGTCGCGGCCGGGCCTGAGCCTGCGCGACCGGCGGCTGCTACTGCTCGGCGCGCTGACCGCGCAGGGCCTCGACGACGTGGCCGACATCCAGGTGCGGGCCGCGCTCGGCAACGCCGAACTCGACGCCGACCAGCTCCGGGAGATCGCGCTTTTCCTGACGCACTACGTCGGCTGGCCGCTGGGCACGAAACTCAACACGGTCGTCGAAAAGGCGATCGGCGAGCACGACCGCTCGTAG
- a CDS encoding nitroreductase family deazaflavin-dependent oxidoreductase, protein MTDKPTAKKRPTQLDSPLVPKMMRIMSRMHVRVYRATGGRIGGTWRVGSALRSGVPTCLLTTTGRKSGQQRTNPLLYMRDGDRVVLVASQGGLPRHPSWYHNITADPEVTIQIGKQVLRMRAHEADEAERAELWPKLLEVYSDFNSYQSWTERTIPIIVCEPLD, encoded by the coding sequence GTGACCGACAAGCCCACGGCCAAGAAGCGACCGACGCAGCTCGATTCGCCGCTGGTGCCGAAGATGATGCGGATCATGTCCCGGATGCACGTGCGCGTGTATCGCGCGACGGGCGGGCGCATCGGCGGGACCTGGCGCGTCGGCAGCGCACTGCGCAGCGGGGTGCCGACCTGCTTGCTCACCACCACCGGGCGCAAGAGCGGACAGCAGCGGACCAATCCCCTGCTGTACATGCGCGACGGCGACCGGGTGGTGCTGGTCGCCTCGCAGGGCGGACTGCCGCGGCACCCGAGCTGGTACCACAACATCACCGCCGACCCGGAGGTGACGATCCAGATCGGCAAGCAGGTGCTGCGGATGCGCGCGCACGAGGCGGACGAGGCCGAACGCGCCGAACTGTGGCCGAAGCTGCTCGAGGTGTACTCGGACTTCAACTCCTACCAGTCCTGGACCGAGCGCACGATCCCCATCATCGTCTGCGAACCACTGGACTGA